The genomic DNA TCGCCGGTCAACCGCAAGGTCGCCCTGCACATCACCTGCAGTTCGCGCAAGATGGGACTGGCCGAAGACATGGAGGCCCTTGCCCGCCGGTGCGCCCGGGAAGTGGTCGTGCCCGAAGAGGTCTTCTGCTGCGGCTTTGCCGGAGACCGGGGATTCAACTACCCCGAGCTGAACAAGGCCGGTCTCAAGGAGCTGCGCAGACAGCTCGACGGATGCACCATCGGCTACTCAACCTCGCGCACCTGCGAGATAGGTTTGTCCCTGCACGGCAAGGTGCCTTACAAGAACATTGTTTTCCTGCTCGACGAGGCCAGTTGGCCGAAGGCGTAGGAAAAATACTGGCGTTATTCCGAAAGGGGAGCGGGGGACACCTTCGCTCCCCTTTCCGTTTATGCGGCGGAATGTGCCGCGCGCGGTTTGCTGGGGCATCGTCCGTTTGGGGAGCGACTGCATTGCGCCGAAGCATCAAAGGAAAAGTCGATTATGCCGCTTTCACAAATAAAAAAATGAATCGTTTTACATGGCTCAGCGAAAGTAATATGCAATATGTTTTGTCGTTGACACTAACTGTTGCGTTTAATAGATTGTGTATGAATGGGAGACCCTAATCAAATTATATGAATATATACGAAAATAGACATAATCCTATAACCGGCAATGTGATAATGATATCTAGTAAGATATTGAGTGCAACCTTGTAATGCGGCCTGTCGGTGGTGTCGGCTTTGCAGGAAACGATGCCGTTGGTTGTGCCGCGCTTTCTACTGAGGAGAGTAGCATATGACACAAAAGAAAAAGAGCACTGTTGCTTTCAGTCCCGAGCGGCGAAGCATCCTGAAGCTCGGCGCGCTATCCTGCGCGGCTGGAGCGGCAGGGGGATCGTTGCTGGGCCTGAATCATCTGTTCCAGCCTTCCGAAGCGCAGGCTTTCGAAGTCCCGGCGCTCCCCGAAGATCCGTTCATTTTCACGACATGCGTGAACAACTGTGGCAACACATGCGTGTTGAAGGCCTTTGTCAGGAATGACAAGGTGATCCGCGTTGAGACGGACGACAGCGTGGAGGACGATTGGGAAAACGGCGTTTTCCAGGTGCGCGCCTGTCCACGCGGCCGTTCCATGCGGCGGCACATGTATTCGCCCGACCGGCTGAAGACGCCGCTCAAGCGGATCGGCAAGCGCGGCGAGGGAAAATTCGAGCCTGTATCCTGGGACGAGGCCCTGGATATCGTGGCCGCGAGTTTGAAACACTGCGTCAAGAATTACGGAAACGCGTCCGTCTACAGCCATTACGCCAGCGGCGTCATCACCGGACCCATGACCCGGCGTGAGAACTTCTGGCGTCTCATGAACTGTCTCGGGGGCTTCTCCCTCGGATACTCCGACTACAGCTCTGCCCAGAACCAGGCGGGATTGCGGTACCTCTACGGCAAGGCCGGATACTCGGGTAACGCCATATCGGACATCGCCCACACCAAGCTGGCCGTGTTCTTCGGCGCGAACCTGAGCGAAACCCGGTCCAGCGGCGGCGGGTTGCAGTATGAGATTCTGGAGGCCAAGAAAAAGGGCAACACCCGGATCATCATCATCGACCCCCGCTACACCGACACCTGCGTGACCGTCGCCGACGAATGGATTCCCATCCGTCCCGGCACCGATGCCGCCCTGGCTTCGGCCCTGGCCTACGTATTGATTACGGAAGAGATGATCGACAGGGAGTACCTGGACACCCATTGCGTGGGATTCGACGCCTCGACCCTTCCCGAGGATGCGCCCGAGCACTCCTCCTACTCCGATTACATCCTGGGCACGGGATTCGACATGGTTGCCAAGACCCCGGAATGGGCGGCCGCCATCTCGGGCGTTCCCGCTGCCAGAATATACAAGCTGGCCCGCGAGATCGGCCAGACCAAGCCGTGCTACATCATGCAGGGCTGGGGCATTCAGCGTCAGGCGGCGGGCGAGATGAACGTCATGGCCGTGGCCGCGTTGGCCAACCTGACCGGCAACGTCGGCATCCGGGGCGGCAACAACGGCGACCTGGACGCCTACCATCAGAGCAAGACTCCGCGCCTGCCCGTGGGCAACAACGGCGTGAAGACCCGTTTCCCGGTTTTCATGTGGCTCAAGGCCGTGGAGAACGGCAAGAACATGACCGCGGATCAGGACGGCATCATCGGCGGCGATCGGTATCCCGCCGACATCAAGTTCATTTGGAACTACGCGGGGAACACCATCATCAACCAGCATTCCGAGATCGCCGAGACCGAGCGCGTGCTCTCCGACGAGACCAAATGCGAGATGATCGTGGTCATGGACACCCATATGACCGCGACCGCCAAATGGGCCGACATCGTCCTGCCGAGCTGCATGTATCCGGAGCAGACGGACATCGTGGGGCCGAGCTATGCCATGAACACGGACTGGGCGCTGCTCACCGAAGCGGTGAAGCCCTTCTTCGAATCCCGCCCCGTCTATGACGTTTGCGTTGACCTGGCCCGCCGGCTGGGCGTGGAGAAGGAATTCACCGAAGGCCGCGACCGGGAGGAATGGATCGAATATCTCTACCAGACCGGCACCCGCAAGACCTTCCCGGAAATGCCCGCGACCGTGGCCGAAGCGCGCAAGGCGGGCGTTCATTTCCGCGCCAAGAGCAGGGACTTCCCGGTTCCTTTCGCCGACTTCCGCCAGGACCCGGTTACGCATCCCCTGAAGACCCCGTCGGGCAAGGTGGAGCTGTATTCCGCGGCATTGCGTACTCTCTCGCGGAAGCGGAAGGTCGACAGCTCCGTGCTGGGCGACGTCATTCCGTTTGTGCCGCAGTACGTGGCGACCTGGGATGGCTGCGAGGACATGCAGACCAAGGAAAAGTACCCGCTTCAGCTCATCGGTTTCCACTACAAGGGCCGGACGCACTCCCACTACGCCAACGTTGACTGGCTTCTGGAGGTGCTGCCGCAGACCATGTGGATCAATCCCGTCGATGCCGAACGGCGGGGCATCAGGCATAACGATCCTGTCCGGGTATTCAACGACCGGGGCGAGGTGCGCATTCGGGCCAAGGTGACCCCGCGCATCATCCCCGGCGTCGTCGCCATGGGACAGGGCGCCTGGTACAAGCCGCTCTCCGCGGACAGCAAGGTGGACGTCGGAGGATGCATCAACACCCTGACCAAGTACAGGCCCACTGCCATCGGCAAGGCCAATCCGCAGCACACCAACCTTGTCCAGGTGGACCGGATATAAGGAGGCGACCGTGATTGATCTAAACCAAGAACTCGCGTTCGTATTTGACGCTTCCCGGTGCAACGGGTGCAAGGCGTGCATGATCGCCTGCAAGGACAAACACGATCTGCCAGTGGGCGTATTGTGGCGCAAGGTGCTTGAATGCGCTTCCGGAGATTGGGCGGAGGAGCCCGACGGCTCGTACACGCAAAACGTGCTCGCCTATTACGTCTCCGTGTCGTGCAATCATTGCGAAAACCCCGTTTGCGTAACGGTCTGCCCCACGGGTGCGATGCAGGTCGTGGAAAACGGCATCGTGGCCATCGATCCGGACCGCTGCATCGCCTGCGGCAACTGTCAGTGGAACTGCCCCTATTCGGCCCCGGTCCTGGACCGCGTGAAAAAGCATATGACCAAGTGCGACATGTGCCGCGACTTCCTGGCCCAGGGCAAGCTCCCGGCCTGCGTGGCGGCATGTCCCAGCCGGGCTTTGGACGTGGCTCCGCGCAAGGAGGCCGTCGCCCGGCTCGGGCGGGCCGATGTCGCGCCGTTGCCTTCCGAAAAACTCACTGAACCCAACCTGTGCCTGATAAAGCACCGCGACAGCCTGTCGGTGCGCAAGTCGGCCGCCGTGTTGGCCAACAGAGAGGAGTTCTAGCCATGACATACGAATATCCTCTTGTCTTCTTCACCGTGTTCGGACAGCTCTCCGCCGGTATCGCGCTCCTCGTCTGGCTGACTGGACTGCGCAAACATCCGGCCGAAGAACGGCTGGCCTGGCTGGTCGCGCTGGCGGCCCTTGCCGTGTCCGGCCTGAGCGCCGCGCTGCATCTTCAATCCTACCTGCCTGCGGCCTTCGCCCTGTCGAACGTGGGGTCCTCGTGGCTTTCGCGTGAGATTCTCATGGGCGTGGTCTTCTTTGTCCTGATCGGGCTGCGCGTCTTCAACGTGCTTCCGGCCGGGCTCAATTGGCTTGTGGGTATTGGCGGCGTGGCCTTTGTCCTGGTCATGAGCCAGATATACGTCCAGAACGCGTCCGTGCCGCTGTGGAATTCCTGGGGAACGGCCCTGGCCTTCCTGGGAACCATGCTCCTTCTGGGAGGAACCGCGGCCCTGGCCCTGGCTCCCGAAGGATGGGGACGGTCCGCCGTGGCCGCCAGCGTGAGCGCGGCGGTGGCGGGAGCGCTGCTCGCCCTCTCCCTGCCCGCCTTCTGGCTGGGCGGCATGATGGCCCCGCTCAATCCCGTGATGCTGGGCGTCTTCGCCTCGGCGGCGATTTGCGTCACGCTGACGCAGGCCGCCTGTTACGCGGTGGGCGGCGCCCTGGCCGCCTATGGCGTCCCCGGCAGGCGCGGGCTTGTCCGGATCGGGTTTGTTGTTGTGCTCGTCGGAGCGGTGGTCGGCCGTATGCTCTTCTATGCGGCCAACATCGGGATGTTGAGCTAGAATGTTGAATGCCGGCCGTTGCGACGGCGGCGCAAGGAGTATGAAACACATGCCGTCAGTTGAACGACATGCCGGTCAAACGTCCGTTGCGGACGCCAATGGAACGACGGCGCTGGGGTCCTTTCTCCGGTTCGTCGGCGTGGCCTGCAACGGATTCAATATCATCGCCGGAGAGTCCGGCAGACCCGTCCTGGTTCAGGCGGGAAGTCTGTCGGGCTCCTGGCGGGCTTTCTTTGAAAACGCCGGTCTCGACGCCCCCGTGGAGGCGTTGGGGAAGGACATCCGCGTCCTTCTGGAAGATGAGGACGAGCTTGCGAGAACCCTTGGCGAGTTCAATGCCTTGTTCCGGGTTCCCGAACTGCCCGTGCCCTTGTGGGAATCCGTGTGGCTTTCCAGTGAGAAGATTCTTTTCACCGAGGAGAGTTTCGCGGTTCGCGACTGGTACGCCCGCTTTCAGTGGGAGATCAACAAGGTCGGATACGAGGCCGAGGATCACATCGGTTTCGAGTCGGCCTTTTGCGGCTGGCTTTTCGACGCCGCCGTGAACGGCGAAGGGCTCGCTCGGGACGGGCATCCGCAACCGGCTCAGTCCGATGTGCGGGCATTCCTGGATGAGCACTTCACCCGTTGGGCTCCGGAATGCTTCCGGCAACTCGCCGATGCGGCCGAGACGCCTTTCTGGGCGCATTTGTTGACCTCGGCCGCGCTGTTGTCCGGGGCATTGGCGGAAGACATCTGACGGCGAGGTCCCGTTGAAGGCGCGACGGAAATTCCGCTAGCCTCGGTTTCTGCATGAAACCCCACGGGTTCGACGGGAACGGCGCGGTAATGAATAAACAAGAAGGCCCCGGACGTGCTTGCGTCCGGGGCCTTTCCCGTCAGGTTATTTGGCCTTGATGGCTTCGAGGTCCACGGCGATGTGTACGGTGTTGCCGACCATGAAGCCGCCTCCGTCGAGAGGGGCGTTCCAGTCCACCCCGTAGTCGCGGCGGTCGATGGAGAACTCGGCGGCCGCGCCCAGCCGGGTGTTGCCCCAGGGATCGGCGCGAGGCGAGTCGAGGCCGGTGACCACGAGGTTCACCTCTCGGGACGCGCCCTTGATGGTCAGGACGCCGGAAACGGCGTAACCGTCGTCAACGGGGTAGACCCGGGTGCTTTTGAAGGTCATGACCGGATGGATCTTCGCGGCGAAGAAGTCGCTGCTCTTGAGATGTGCGTCGCGTGCCTCGACGCCCGTGTCGATGCTGTCCACGTCGATGGTGATGTCGATGGATTTCGGCTTGTCCGCGTCGAACTCGATGTTTCCGCTGACGGCCGGGAACATGCCGCGTACCTGGGCGATCGTCAGGTGGCGGATGGAAAAGTGGGCCGCGGAGTGGTCCGGGTCCACCTTCCAGGTTTCAGCTCCGGCCGTGGCGGCCAGGCCGAGGACCAGCAGCAGGGCCGCCGGGATGCGGAAAATGGTGAAGAGCGACTTCTGTTTCATGGCGGGTATCCTCGCGATTTGTTTCCGTTTCGCTTGTGTTGGCCGCTCCCTGAACGACATCGGGCGCGACGGGCGTTATGCCGGGCCGTCTCAGGAATACTGCGGCGGCATGGTCTTCGACTTCTTTCCCCTCGCGCAGAATCGGTAGGTCAGGAAGGCGCCCAGAGCGGCACCGACGAACAGCGTACCGAGGAGGAGCAGGATGCGCGAAGTGGTGAAGGTGAGCCAGAGGAACGATACCTGGGTCTGCTCGGTGTTCTGGAGCAGAAAGACGATCCACAACACGACCAGCGTGATGATGGCTCCCAGGCGGATCTTCCGCCAGGTGATCGTTTTGGTCTGCGTTTGGCTCTGATTCATTGGGGTATTGGTGTTGTCCATGCGAAGTCTCCTTTTCAGATCCATTTGCGTTTTTTGAAGTAGACGAGCAGGCCCACGGCCACGGCGGCCATGCAGCCGAGGAGGATGAAGTAGCCGTAATGGTACTTCAATTCGGGCATGAATTCGAAGTTCATGCCGTACAGGCTCGCCAGGAAAGAAAGCGGGATGAAGATGGTGGCGAAGATCGTCAGGAACTTCATCACGTCGTTGAGGCGGTTGGCCACGGCCATGTTGTAGCTGTTCAGGTGGTCGTTGAGCATCTCGCGGTAGGTCTCCACGGCCTCGGAGACCTGTTCGGCCATGTCGTTCAGGTCGCGCAGGTACGGGAGCATGTCCGCGTCGAGGAGAGGACTGTCGGCCCTGGCCAGCTTGAGCGCGATCTCCCGAATCGGGCGAACGGCCTTGCGCGCGTAGGCCATCTCGCGGCGGCAGCTGTTGATTTCTTCGAGCAGCTCGGGTGAGGGGGCGTCGAGGACTTCCCCGTCAAAGGCTTCGATGCGTTCGCCCATGATTTCGATGACCTGGAGGTAGTTTTCAAATACGCAATCGAGCAGGGCGTAGAGCAGGTAGCCCGCGCCGTGCTGCCGGAGCTTGCCGGACTGCCTGCGGATGCGCTCGCGCACGGGCTCGAATACGAGGCCGGGCCGTTCCTGGAAAGTCACCAGGCAACGGCCGATGAGCGCGCAGGAGAGCTGCTCGGACACGATCCGGTCGCGGTCCTCGCTGAAGGAGAGCATTCGGAGCGTGATGAAGACCAGGTCCGGGTATTCTTCCATCTTGGGCCGGTGCCCGGTATCGACGATGTCTTCCAGCAGGAGCGGGGGAATGGAGTATGCCGCGCCCACCCGGCTTATGACCTCGGGCACGTGCAGGCCGTCCACGTTGAGCCAGGTGACGCCGGGACCGTCCGGGCAGGGGGCAAGGCCGTCCGAATCTTCGATGTGTTCGTCGCGCAGGTTCTCCCCGTCGTATTCGATGATCCGAAGCCTGGGGGCGTCGGTTTTTTGCGAGCCGACGAAGATGAGCGATCCCGGCGGCTTGCCAGCCGTCTTGTCGTCTCGTTTGAGAAATCTGGCCATGGGCTCCTCGGGGTTTCCCTCCATGCATGCGTGGGAAGCCGTGTATGCTTTCCATGCCGATGATTCAGACCATTATATAACGTATCGGCAACGGATGAAACCGTTTTTGCGCCGGAAAAGACGCGGAACGAGCGGGAGGGCGCGTCGGGAGCGGGGAGGCCGCCGCGCAAGGAATTGTCGGAATCGGGAAAAACGTGTTAACGTCGGAACCAGCCGTCCTGCTGGGAGCGGCCTGGACAGGGCGGCGTCACAAGATGGGTTCCAACGAAAGGGAGCGACGTATGGGTATTGAAATCGGCGGGTTGCTCGGGCTGGTCATTCTCGTGCTGGACGTGTGGGCGTTCGTCAAGATTGTCCAGAGTTCGGCTGGCACCGGCTCCAAGGTGCTTTGGATCATTCTGGTGCTGCTGTTCCCTGTCCTGGGGTTCCTGTTCTGGCTTCTGTTGGGGCCGAAAGGCTGATTCGCGGGCGGCGTGCCTGCGGTCGGCGCGTTGCTTCGGCGTCCATGACCATTCCCGGATATTCGCCCATCGAGAGCCGGGTCCGGCGGGGGATGTCGAACCCGGTGTGCATGACGGCGTCGCTTTTTTAGACCGGGGCCCGCCGCCGATGGTCACGGAACCTCCGGGCATGATCCGGCCCGGGCCTTATCGCGCGGCGTCTAGCCCTTGCCGCGCGTCTTGGTCTTGCCGGGCTTGGCGTTCTTCTCGATAAACTCGATGATCTTGTCCGCGATGTCGATGCCCGTGGCCTTTTCGATGCCCTCCAGGCCGGGGGAAGAGTTGACCTCCATGACCACCGGACCGTGGTTGGAGCGGAGCAGGTCCACGCCGCAGACGTTCAGGCCCATGATGCGGGCCGCCCGAACGGCGGTGGAGCGTTCTTCCGGGGTGATCTTGATGGGCTCCGCAGCGCCGCCGCGATGGATGTTGGAGCGAAACTCGCCCTTGCCCGCGGTGCGCCGCATGGCCGCGACGACCTTGCCGCCCACCACCAGGCAGCGAATATCCGACCCCTTGGATTCCTTGATGTATTCCTGAACCAGAATGTTGGCGTTGAGCCCCTGAAAAGCCTGGATGACGCTTTCGGCCGCGTGCCTGGTCTCGGCAAGGACCACGCCTATGCCCTGGGTGCCCTCCAGCAGCTTGACCACAAGCGGCGCGCCGCCCACCAGATCGATGAGGTCGCCGGTGAACTTGGTGGAGCTGGCGAAGCCGGTGACCGGCAGCCCGATGCCCTTGCGCGAGAGCAGTTGGAGACTGCGCAGCTTGTCGCGGGAGCGGGTGATGGCGATGGATTCATTCAGGCTGTACACGCCCATCATTTCGAACTGGCGCACCACGGCGCAGCCGAAGAAGGTGATGGACGCGCCGATGCGCGGGATGACCGCGTCCACATCGTCCACCTGCTCGCCCTTGTAGTGTATGGAAGGGTTGTGGGAGGTGATGTTCATGTAGCAGCGCAGGGGATTGACGACCTCTACCCTGTGGCCGCGAGCCTTTCCTGCGTCGACCAGTGCCTGGGTGGAATACAGGCTGGCCTTGCGCGAGAGGATGACGATTTTCATGGAGGCTAATCACCTTTCTTCCGTTTGGAGTACGCTCGTTTCGCGACGGCGTTTCCTGCCTGCATGGACAGGGACGGATCGACCAGAAGCCGTCCGGACATGGCGTTGCGTCCGAGAAGCATCCTGAATCGCATTTCGTCCCGATTGGTCAGGGTCAGTTCAATAGGCCAGGACCGTCCGGCCAGAAGCAGGGGGGTCGCTATGACATGACGCCTCTGGCTTTGTCCACCCGAATTGGTGACATTCCTGCAGTCCACCAGCGGGGCCGAGCACGGAATGACGAGGTCGTCGTTCCCCTGCAGGGGGTGGACGTTGAAGGACACGCAACGGATGCCGTCCCGTTCGAAGGGAACGATGTCGAAGGCGTGCAGTGCGGAGGTCCTGGCCCCGGTGTCCACCTTGACCTTGATGGCGGGCACGTTCAGGTCGGGCAGGGATATCCATTCCCGCCAGCCGATGATCATCTTCGGTTCTTTCGGTCTTTTCATATGTCCCTTTTCGATGGTCGTCCCGACGGGGCCGCCGGGCTCGGGATGGTCGTGCGGCCACGCGCGCGGGCGCGGCCTCGGAGCGAATGGCCGTCCCGTCCGCTCCGGGCGTTTTATAGCATATTTCACCGGAGCGGGTAATGGGGCCGCCTGTAGGAAATCCTGGACGGAACATGTCAGGATTCTAATCGGATTCCGCACCTTTTGTTTTCGTGCTACTGGCGATTAATGGCGGTTTTTTAGCAATCAACGGGGCGCAGCTATCCGGAGGAAGATTTGAAATACGCGACCTTGGATGCGTGCAGACAGCGTATCGCCGACCTTGAGGCCGAACTGGAGCGGACCAAGGGGCGGCTTGAGACCGTTGTGAAGGCCCCGGTCCGGTCCGGAGGCGACAGCTTGTCCGGCATCGACTTCGGGGCGGACATGGCGCATTTGCGCGCCCTTGTGGAGGCCATCCCTGAACTGGTCTGGGTCAAGGACCCCGATGGAGTCTACCTTTTCTGCAATCGCCGTTTCGAGCGTTTCTACGGGGCCGGGGAAGCGGACATCGTCGGACGGACGGATTACGATTTCGTGGACGTTGCGCTGGCCGACTCCGTTCGTTTGCTGGACCGCAAGACCATTGCTTCGGGCGTTCCCTGCATCAACGAGGAGCGTGGCGTCTACCGGGACGACAGCCCTGAGGAGTGTCTGGAGACCGTCAGGACGCCGCTGTACGACTCGGACGGCACGTTTCTCGGCGTGCTCGGGGTGGCCCGGGACATCACCGGGCGCAAGCGGTTCGCGGACGTCCTCCGGGATAGCGAACAGCGCCATCGGGTCATCTTTGAGAACTCCCCCCTGGGCATGATACGGTTCGGCGGGGATGGCAGAATACTGGATTGCAACAGCCGGTTCGTGAAGATGATGGGCTCCGCCAGAAAGGACATTGTCGGGGCCGATCTCCTGCGCGGGGGCAATCCGAAAATGGGCCGCGCCCTGGAAACGGCCATGGCCGGGCGTCCGTCCTCCTGCGACGATTATTTCGTTCCGGACACGGGCGGTCCGGAGATGTTCCTGCATGTTCAGTTCAACCCCGTCGTTCCGGGCCGGTCGCCCACTGAGGTCATCGCCACGGTGGAGGACTTCAGCGAACGCAAGCAGGACCAGGACACCCTGCAAACGGCCAAGGAACAGGCCGAAGCCTTCAGCCGCTCCAAGACGGAATTCCTCGCCAACATGAGCCACGAGATCAGGACGCCGCTCAACGGAATCATGGGGATGCTCCAGCTCATTCAGTCAACCGGGCTGGACAAGGAGCAGTCCGAGTACACGCGGGCTGCCCTGCAATCCGCGCGGAGGCTGATGAACCTTTTGACCGACATCCTGGACCTGTCCAGGGTGGAGGCGGGCAAGCTGGCGGTACGCAACGCTCCCTTCGATCTGGTGGAGACCTGCGAGCAGGTCTGCGACCTGTTCAGGCTCCCCTCGGCCCAGTCCGGGGTGGACATGGTCTGCGAGCTGGGCGCGGATGTCCCCCGGCGCGCGGTCGGGGACGCCGTCCGGCTTCAGCAGATTTTGACCAACCTGCTTGGCAACGCCTTCAAGTTCACCGACTCCGGGCGCATCTCCATGGCCGCGCACCGGCTTCCCGACCTTCCGTCGGGCGGCTACCGAATCCTTTTTTACGTGTCCGACACCGGAGCGGGGATACCCGACGGCAAGGTCAGCACCCTGTTCGACGCGTTTACCCAGGTCTCCCGAGGCTACACGCGCCGGTATCAGGGGGCGGGGCTGGGGCTGTCCATCTGCCGCAATCTCGTCTCCCTCATGGGGGGAAACATGGCCATAGAGAGTGAAGAGGGAGTCGGCACCACGCTGTATGTCTCCCTGCCCTTCGAAGCCGCTCCGGCCACGCGTCCGTCCGTGGAGATCGCCCCCATGCGCCGGTGCGCGACCGGCCCGTTGTCCATCCTTCTGGCAGAGGACGAGCGGGTCAACAGTCTTGTCATCAAGCGTATTCTGGAGAAATCGGGGCATACCGTGACCGGCGTGGAGAACGGCGAGCAGGTTCTCGACGCCCTGCGCGGGGCGGCCTTTGATGTGATCCTCATGGACATTCAGATGCCGGTCATGGACGGGGTGGAGACCGCACTGGCCATTCGGGCCGGGCTGGCCGGGGAGGAGTGGACCGATATCCCCATCGTGGCCGTGACCGCCTACGCCATGGTCGGCGACCGGGAGAAGTTTCTCGCGGCCGGGATGGACGGCTATGTGGTCAAGCCGGTCGAGGTGGGAAAGCTGGAGCAGGCATTGGAGATCGCGCTTTCCGGCGGGGCACCGCAGGCGGCGGAAGGCGATTGTTTATAAGTCCTTTCCCCGGGGGGGCCGAGCCGGGCGGGGGTTAGGCCGCTCCGGTGACTTCCTCCTTCTTCCGATCAAGGAAGAAGGGCAGGGAAATGGAAAAGGCGCTGCCCTTGCCAACCGCGCTTTCCACCGTGATGCTGCCGCCAAGCTTTTCGATG from Pseudodesulfovibrio thermohalotolerans includes the following:
- a CDS encoding ATP-binding protein, which gives rise to MKYATLDACRQRIADLEAELERTKGRLETVVKAPVRSGGDSLSGIDFGADMAHLRALVEAIPELVWVKDPDGVYLFCNRRFERFYGAGEADIVGRTDYDFVDVALADSVRLLDRKTIASGVPCINEERGVYRDDSPEECLETVRTPLYDSDGTFLGVLGVARDITGRKRFADVLRDSEQRHRVIFENSPLGMIRFGGDGRILDCNSRFVKMMGSARKDIVGADLLRGGNPKMGRALETAMAGRPSSCDDYFVPDTGGPEMFLHVQFNPVVPGRSPTEVIATVEDFSERKQDQDTLQTAKEQAEAFSRSKTEFLANMSHEIRTPLNGIMGMLQLIQSTGLDKEQSEYTRAALQSARRLMNLLTDILDLSRVEAGKLAVRNAPFDLVETCEQVCDLFRLPSAQSGVDMVCELGADVPRRAVGDAVRLQQILTNLLGNAFKFTDSGRISMAAHRLPDLPSGGYRILFYVSDTGAGIPDGKVSTLFDAFTQVSRGYTRRYQGAGLGLSICRNLVSLMGGNMAIESEEGVGTTLYVSLPFEAAPATRPSVEIAPMRRCATGPLSILLAEDERVNSLVIKRILEKSGHTVTGVENGEQVLDALRGAAFDVILMDIQMPVMDGVETALAIRAGLAGEEWTDIPIVAVTAYAMVGDREKFLAAGMDGYVVKPVEVGKLEQALEIALSGGAPQAAEGDCL